In Lysinibacillus sp. 2017, the DNA window ATGTACCACACATAGGTGTATAAACAAAAAATGCGGTTTGTTCTTTTTCATTCATTAATTGCTGCCACTGAGCTCTCGTCCATTGTTCCATTGTGATGTCATCCTTCTTGTACTGAAAATTTCGCTTCCTTTAAAAGCTGCACTAAGACGCTTGCAGGTGTTTCTGCAACCTCTCGATACACTTCTGGAATAATGACATGCTGTGCTTCGGAGTAAGTTCGTCTCATAAGCTTACGCAACTTTTCTCCATTACGATCAGCATCAAACATTGTCACCATTTCATAATGCTCGTACACAGACAATAAATCAATTAAACCGTCTTCACTAATCGTGCCATTTGTACATAATATCACAACGGGCTCAGCTAGAAGTGGCGCGACTTTTAGTTTATCCGAACGCCCTTCGACGATGATGCATTTGTTCATGGTATACCTCCTTTTTCTATGTATATTATCAGATTGAGTTATTAAAATTTATACTATCGCTTTTCAATGAAAAAAGCACTAAAACCCAGAAACCCGGATTTTAGTGCTTCAAATAGTAATTCTTATTCTTCGATTAATTCAGCGTAATGGTCTGCACTCATTAATTCTTCAACTTCTACTTCATTCGTTAATTCAACTGTAATCATCCATGCTTGTTCGTATGGAGATTCGTTTACGTATTCTGGGTTATCAGAAAGTTCCTCATTGATTGCAACAACTTTACCAGACACTGGTGCGTATAGTTCAGAAACTGTTTTTACAGATTCAACGCTACCGAATGGTTGGTCTTTAGCAATTTCGTCGCCTACTTCTGGTAGCTCAACGAATACGATGTCACCTAATTCCGCTTGAGCGAAGTGTGTAATACCTACTGTTGCTTTACCGTCTTCAATTTTTACCCACTCGTGTTCTTTTGTATAACGTAATTCTTTTGGTGTGCTCATGAGAAAACCTCCAAGTAATATGTAGTACATTCATGTTCAGTTTGCCATATTTCGTTCGGAATTTCAATAAGATTAACGCTTTATTTCCAATTTTCTACGAAGTCAGACTCCTTAAATCCTAATGTTAATTTTTTACCATCTGTAACAATAGGACGTTTAATTAACATGCCATCTGATGCGAGTAACGCTAATTGTTCTTCTTCAGACATATTCGCTAGCTTGTCTTTTAAACCAAGATCACGGTACTTCATGCCGGATGTATTGAAGAACTTTTTAAGCGGCAGTCCACTTGCTTCATAATATGATTTTAATTGTTCTTTAGAAGGAGTT includes these proteins:
- a CDS encoding arsenate reductase family protein; the protein is MTIKFIQYPKCTTCKKAQKWLDENGVNYESVHIVEETPSKEQLKSYYEASGLPLKKFFNTSGMKYRDLGLKDKLANMSEEEQLALLASDGMLIKRPIVTDGKKLTLGFKESDFVENWK
- the gcvH gene encoding glycine cleavage system protein GcvH — its product is MSTPKELRYTKEHEWVKIEDGKATVGITHFAQAELGDIVFVELPEVGDEIAKDQPFGSVESVKTVSELYAPVSGKVVAINEELSDNPEYVNESPYEQAWMITVELTNEVEVEELMSADHYAELIEE
- a CDS encoding toprim domain-containing protein, whose translation is MNKCIIVEGRSDKLKVAPLLAEPVVILCTNGTISEDGLIDLLSVYEHYEMVTMFDADRNGEKLRKLMRRTYSEAQHVIIPEVYREVAETPASVLVQLLKEAKFSVQEG